The genomic segment agCCTGGCAAGGACCTGGTGGAAGCATTTGCCTTTGAGCCACTTGCTGTGAATCAAGATGGCAGGGTGCTGGATGCAATACAGTTTAAAGCTTTCCCCCTTCTTGCAAGCCAGGATTcacaactgcaaaaaaaccacattcTAGTACAacaaagaaggggaaaaaagccaagtAAGATTTATGTTCCAGCTACAGcaaacattttctctgtgcttgttAACAGAGCCACTACAAGTGCGAGACAAATTACAGATGCTGAATAACAAACGGGAATGTCATGAAAGTTTAATGTATCAGGTGACACATGGAGAGTTTTCAGGTTCTGAAGCTTTGCCACAGAAGCAATAGCTGGTTGTCAAAAGCTATGAAAACTGCTTACATCGGCCCGACTGACATCCTACTGAACACCAGTGCTCTCAGGCAGGACTTTGTTTCTCTGTCTGCTCTTTGGTTGCAAAATAGGTGTTCTTCTTGGGATGAAATGTAAATTTACGAGAATGAGCCTTTCAAAATGCCCTCCTCAGTGGCCAGGCTCATGTTGCTGTTACACAGAAGGGACCAGAGGCCCCTCTCTCCTTTGGGGCCCAATCAATCAACAATCAGTGGCAATGCCTTTGTTGGTGTCTGCTCTGTGTGGAGGACAGGCAGGTCCCGTGCCCAGGTCAGGCATGACATGCAATGGGCAATGGGCAAGAcagcacacagctgggacagcacacaggaggGACATGACCAGGACAGCACACGGGCAGGACAGCACACGGCTGGGACAGAACACAGGAGGGACATGACCAGGACAGCACACGGGCAGGACAGCACACGGCTGGGACAGAACACAGGAGGGACATGACCAGGACAGCACACGGGCAGGACAGCACACGGCTGGGACAGAACACAGGAGGGACATGACCAGGACAGCACACGGGCAGGACAGCACACGGCTGGGACAGAACACAGGAGGGACATGACCAGGACAGCACACGGGCTGGACAGCACATGGCTGGGACAGCACAcgggcagctcccagcacttggcagaggcagctgctctggctgagCAGTGTGGGATGCAAAGGGCCATGCTTTCTAAACGTGCACCAAACAGCGCGTGTCGTTCACGGACTCCAGCACTCCTAGCAAAAAGCCTAAGAGGGGATGAGACgaggcaagaaaaacaaacGCAGCCCCACTCCCAGAAAGTATTTGGTGAATTGTCAGCTACCAGCTTCTGTGCCAACAGCATAGAATGCATTGTGATTAGTGGGAATCTTCCAGTCCACTAGGAACCATCACTGTCACTGTCCAGGCTGTTCTGCTAGATCTGTGCTTCACACCAACATCCCCTTGACTCCATTTGTGTTGCATTATAAGCAAACATGAGAACTCACTCAAAATTCATCTAAATAAATACCTGAATAAACCCTTTTACAAAGTAAATTAGTGTGATTTCCTCAGAAATCATGGTCCACTCAGCACTAAAGACATGTCTGTTCCTAGGAGTGGTCCTCACAAAGAAACCATTCTCTGGTCTTCCTAATATATTAAAGAATGCATATCATTATTCATTTCTTACCATCATTTATTGAATAAGCCTAAGTATGTGTGATATGAAACATTCTCctatgaaagggaaaaaaaagtgtgagttatcctaaaatgcagcatatgccataatttcaaaatacaatctacagaaaatactttgagGTTTTGATTCATCTTCACCATATGACTTAATGTTTGGTGAAGAGGGCCTTTAAATCTTAGAGTATTTCTAATTCAGTCTTTCCTGCAAACAGTCTTCCATCCTGTAGCACAATTtccaaaaatcacaaaatagaTATAAAATCAACCTTTTAATCCCAAATACAGAGAAACACATACCCTGTGACACAGTCCAATTGCCTAACAGCAATAAAATTGTGCTTCTCATCCTGCTGCAATCCAAGAACTTTTTCAGATTTGTGGATGTGTATCTTTATCAGTCTATAATTGCTCACCTTTGTATCAGCTAGTTTAGCTACTATTTCAATTACAGAACCATCTCATGACATGTAAGAACTTGGACTATGAGTATGTTATTAATATCAGCTGACTCATCATGCATTTTCATGTCAGTCTTcgcaaagaaatattttatagtatGAAAAAGTACCATGTGTCATAAAAATGACGATCCAGAACTAAGAGATACCTACCCATAACCTGAGCCCAGATTATGAAGTGTCTCAACCATTTTAGTAAAATATTAACAGAGGTTGTGGGTTGTTATAGTAAAATGAGAGGCTGCACTGAACGTAATTTCATTTATGGACGTTCAGAAAATTGACATCACGGCTGCAAGGACATATAAATAAGCAGCACAGGGCATGTTGGATCGACTGCAGGAACACTGACAGGAGCATTCTCAGCCCCTCTAACGGCACAGCAGAAACTGGATTTTGCAAAGGACACTGAGAAACTCCTTTTTATAAAGCAGTTCTGCGAACATCtgagagattttattttgccttcaaTTGTGTTTGCAACATCTTTAAAGAAGCATGTGCACGGGAGGTTGTGCCAAGTGCCTGGGAACCGTTCTCATccccctggctgtgctctgcaccCTCGCtaacattttgttgtttttccctgGAGGAAAAGTGGCTCAAGACAATGCACACATTACAGATGAGGTCTGGTACTTCGGAGGGATCTTGGGATCCGGTGTATTGGTAAGTACATGAATTCAAACATTCTTACCATCTTCCACCCCCAGTCGTGACTTGCATTGTTGAATTTTCTCAGTACTGCAAATTCCTCTTTGATAAACAAATAAGTTATAAGTCATCCAACAGTTTGGCGATAAGTAACTTAATCTagtgataagaaaaaaatacatagaacTATTATATCTAAAAGAAGATGTAACTTGAATTAATCCCAATTCAAACTGTATTTCTGTTATTGGTAGATGATCTTCCCTGCCTTGGTATTTTTGGGCCTTCAGAATAATGATTGCTGTGGATGCTGTGGTAATCAGAGCTGTGGAAAGAGGTTTGCGGTAAGTGAAAGGAGACATggcaaagaaagtaaaattgtTACCGATATTATATATGTATCTCCCTCTCACAGTCACTGAGAGACCAGACAGACGCTGTCTCAAGTGtgggacacacagccctgccattTGTCTGAGTGCTGGGAAGTGGAAATAGCAGGCTGCAAAAATTGTATTATGCCTCTGATGTTGTGCCACAGGTACCACAAAGCAACAAGCTTTGTTGCTTTTTGCTGTCTCAAGATACTCATAGTTACTATCAcaattaaaactaatttcttaAAGATctgcactgttttgttttgcagaacatAACAGTTCTCTTTAGACATTTTGTGCtggcagttttaaaaattactctggCATTTGGGCACTACATTCCCAACTCACTGCAGACCAATACAATGGCTATAAGTGCTTCAGAATTCAAGCAGGGCATTAGTTTTTGCACGATTTAGTTACATATTAgtaagtaaaaatgaaaatgctgtaatagaaagccagaaaaataaagacatactTTCCAATCCATCCCCATTGTACTAGAACTAGCACTGATAAGCACTTGTGAGGAGATAAAAGTATACTAACATGAAACCTGAAGGGAGacttgggaaggaaaaatataattatttggTCCCATTGTGACCAGGATATCAAAGCTAACTTGTAAAGGGataatgtagattttttttaaatgccctGAGTTGTCCAAGGCTTCAGTCTTGCTTGTAATCTCCTGAGAAAGACACCGGCTGAAGGGGAAGGGGAGCCTGGACAGGCGGGCCCAGAGGGGAGCAGTGCCATCTGCTGCCAGCGCCCGGCCTGTCCTCCTCAGGTACGGCACATCAGCGCTGGGAAAGCTTTTCCATACCAATGCAGGTATGCTGCAAACCTATTACATATGCCTTACACATTATTATGCAACTGCAAACTAATATGTTTTAGCTGTTCAGGAGTTGACTATTTGATTGTTAACAGCTGAATTTAGGGAACTTACACTGACATGAATAggatgcatttcattttttgagtaagaacaaaaataacgttatttttctcttcatcagATGTTTTCCTCTATAATATTTGCCGCAGTTGGACTTCTGGGAGCTGGATACTGCTTTATTCTGTCAGCAGTGGCCCTAAACAAAGGCCCTAAATGTAACATTGGAGGCAGCTGGATCTACCCTTTCGTGGATGGGTAAGacaaggcaaaaagaaaaaaaggatattttaagTTTGTGACATGATTCAACTTCCAAATTCATTGTATAAAAATGGGAATTATACTGTTTGGTTAAAATACAGAAGCTCTTAGAACTGCCAGCAACACAGACCAACACTTCATAAGGCTCAAGAGCATGGATGTAAAGAACAGCAAGTACAATTAGAACTACTGAGTTTCAAAGGAGCCAGTAAAGAGAAATGAGCAGCCTCCTCCTAGGTTACTCTTGGCATGATAAGCAGTATAAGGGGATAAATTCCACCTAGATGAATAGAAGTGATATGTTAAGAGACACATCCCAGAGTCTCGAGGGAATTGGCTGATGcagttgccaagccactctccatcatatttgaaaagtccTGGCAGTCAGGTGAAatcccaggtgactggaaaacaggaaacattgtccccatctttaaaaagggtagaaaggaggacCTTGGGAATGACCGACTTGCCAGCCACCCCTGTGCCTGGGGAGATCATGGAACAGACCCTCCTGAAAGCTGTGCTGAGGCACATGGcagacagggaggtgatttgggaTTTGATGGCTGAACTGTTAGATGGAGAAGTGGTTGGACAGTcgcatccagagggtagtggtcaacagctcagagtcctgatggacatcagtgacaagtggtgtccctcaggggtcccTACTGagaccagtgttatttaatatcttcactAATGACAAGGACAACAGGATCCCCTCAGCAAGTTTGtggatgacaccaagctgagtggtgcaggtGACATCTGAAGGACAGGGCCAACCAGAGGGgcctggacaagctcaagaagtgggaatctcatgaggtttaacaagaccaaatgcaaggtgctgcaccagGTCAGGGTGACTCTCGGTATCAGTCCAGGGATGAACAGAccaagagcagccctgggagaacagcttgggggtgctggtgggtgagaggctggacaagCCCCGGCCGTGTGCGCTGGGAGCCCAGAAACTCCTCATGtgctgggctgatcccacagcatgggcagcagggaaggggggcaTTTTGCCCCTCCActccctcaggtgagaccccacctgcagtgctgcctccagctacggggtccccagcacaggagggacatTGACTTGTTGGTGCATGTCCAGAGcaggccaccaagatgattagagggatggagaacctctcctatgaggaaagactgagagaactggggttgttcagcctggagaaggctttggggaaatggaattgtggccttccagtatctgaagggaggtgACAAGATGGAGAGAGACGTTTTataagagcatgtagtgacaggacaagggggaatggcttcaaactgaaagagagcaggtttagatcaGCTACTAGGaataaatccttccctgtgagagtggggaggccctggcacaggttgcccagagaagctgtggctgccccatccctggatgtgtccaaggccgggctggatggggcttggagcaacctgggctagtggaaggtgtccctgcccatggcaagggggtgggacaaaatgatctttaaagtcccttccaacccaaaccattctgtgattctatgattggATTGAAACTTGATGGTATTCAAATAATTATTATCTATATGTCATTTTATCTTGGCTATGGCATTTGGAAGTTACCTGTTCCTCACACTTCTCAACTTAAACATGTTCACTGCCATGTATATTTATCACTTAACCCCAGCAATCTCACTGCTCAGGCTGAAGTCAAGACACattcaacagaaaacaagacatgTTCAACAAAAATGAGCTGGCAGTGTTTCTTGCATAACACACTACTAAATTATAGTtcaggttaaaaagaaaaaaaaccaagaaaacaagaagtatAAAGGTGTATGATATACATTATTTGTACATGGGCCAACGAGGGCTGGAAACCAAGTCCCTTTGTCTCTTTCTGGGAGTCTTTGGAAAAACGTGCTCTGTTTCAAACATAGTTTTGGTTGCAGTCAAGAAATCACTTGACAAGAtcacaaacaaaacagcacTAACAATATGCAGAGGAAATATAGTAAGTAGTTATGCAGTTCACAATTAAATCAAAATGTGAAGgtaaaaatgatggaaaatacTTTGACCTTTATTTTAGATGAGGCATGTTGAAGAGCAAAGGCTGTTCTTTTCAGCTTGGTGGGCAAGAGGCAACTTGTCTTGTAGCATTTGATGTTTTAGTTTTGGTAATTcagttgttttgattttatttcaatgtACTTCCTTGTTCCCAACTGTAGTTTGAGGTAATGGATTGCATGCCCGACCACCCTTCCATCCCCaacaaaaaatgctgtaatcaagtaaaaacagcaaaaacacCCCTGgcaaaacactggcacagatAACACCTATTTGGCACACGCTTGACTAtgattttttcttccaagaacaCCAAATTGTTCAAATGTCTAAAAAACTTGTCTCCAATTGTTCTCTTCTGATGCCTTGTCTTTTCAAATCAATTGCTTCAACTGATCTAGAAACTAAACTGAAATCATGTTCTAGATACGTAGCACCAGCGTGGCAATGGAAATTCGTGCCAAAGCGAACAGAACCTCGGCCATGACACAACCTGTCAGCTGTGAGAGACCCCTCGCTCTGTGAGCTCACATTGTCTTCTTCCTGTTTGTTCTCCTGTAGGGATTATCTCACTGACCATTCAT from the Chiroxiphia lanceolata isolate bChiLan1 chromosome 10, bChiLan1.pri, whole genome shotgun sequence genome contains:
- the TM4SF4 gene encoding transmembrane 4 L6 family member 4 translates to MCTGGCAKCLGTVLIPLAVLCTLANILLFFPGGKVAQDNAHITDEVWYFGGILGSGVLMIFPALVFLGLQNNDCCGCCGNQSCGKRFAMFSSIIFAAVGLLGAGYCFILSAVALNKGPKCNIGGSWIYPFVDGDYLTDHSLWNKCLAPENIVVWHLTLFSLLLIMSLIQGVLCGIQVVNGLFGTLCGDCKCCGCCGGDGTV